The following are encoded together in the Bradyrhizobium sp. CCGUVB1N3 genome:
- a CDS encoding NAD(P)-dependent oxidoreductase, whose protein sequence is MRALFVDANDTLAAVTEKLLRADSLPVGINRNPAISPDDLPRLLDGVEIMIVDHTAVPTAVAAKCAALKHVVFLGTGARSYMNPDELGQHGIAVHTIKGYGDTAVAECAIALMWASAKGFGEMDRGMREGNWLRRDALQLTGKTLGLIGFGGIAAEVARMAAGCGMKMIAWNRTPKTHPGVEFVALEKLLAESHVVSLHLLLNDETKGFLSRERIAMMRPGSILINTARGAVVDEDAMIEALRSGHIGHAGLDVFTVEPLPAGHPLTKLANVTLSAHSAFRTPEASDNLIGAALDHCRRIIATGR, encoded by the coding sequence ATGCGTGCCCTGTTCGTCGATGCCAACGACACGCTTGCCGCCGTCACCGAAAAGCTGCTGCGTGCGGACAGCCTCCCGGTCGGCATCAACCGCAACCCGGCAATCTCGCCCGACGACCTGCCGCGCCTCTTGGACGGGGTGGAGATCATGATCGTCGATCACACCGCGGTGCCGACGGCGGTCGCCGCGAAGTGTGCGGCTCTGAAGCACGTCGTCTTCCTCGGCACCGGCGCGCGCAGCTACATGAATCCGGACGAGCTTGGCCAGCACGGCATCGCTGTCCACACCATCAAGGGCTATGGCGACACCGCGGTCGCCGAATGCGCGATCGCGCTGATGTGGGCCTCCGCAAAAGGCTTTGGCGAGATGGATCGCGGCATGCGCGAGGGCAACTGGCTGCGCCGCGACGCCCTCCAGCTCACCGGCAAGACGCTCGGCCTGATCGGCTTTGGCGGCATCGCCGCGGAAGTCGCGCGCATGGCGGCGGGCTGCGGCATGAAGATGATCGCCTGGAACCGGACGCCGAAGACGCATCCGGGCGTCGAGTTCGTTGCGCTGGAGAAGCTGCTGGCGGAGAGCCACGTCGTTTCGCTGCATCTTTTGCTCAACGATGAGACCAAAGGATTCCTCTCCCGCGAGCGCATCGCGATGATGCGTCCGGGCAGCATCCTCATCAACACGGCGCGTGGCGCGGTGGTCGATGAGGACGCCATGATCGAGGCGCTTCGCTCGGGCCACATCGGCCATGCCGGCCTCGACGTCTTCACGGTCGAGCCGCTACCGGCGGGCCATCCGCTGACCAAGCTTGCGAACGTGACGCTGTCGGCGCATTCGGCGTTCCGTACGCCGGAAGCGAGCGACAATCTGATCGGTGCGGCGCTCGATCATTGCCGCCGCATCATCGCCACTGGCCGGTAG
- a CDS encoding transporter substrate-binding domain-containing protein, translating to MNRRDALTTVALAGAAMAAATSAKADTAPSSTLDRIKKSGVLRISVIAGQDPYFHKDLATNQWSGACIDMANDIAGKLGAKVETLESTWGNQILDLQAEKIDLAFAVNPTPERALVIDFSSPILVHSFTVITKKGFAKPQTWAEINKPEVKIAVDIGSTHETIARRYCPKATILGFKERNEAILAVSTGRADCNISLAVLSVATLKKNPTLGELAVPRPLLTLPTNLGIRAEGDRRYKDFLSAWADYNRALGQTREWMLKAFETVGLSAEDIPPEIQF from the coding sequence ATGAATCGCAGGGACGCACTCACCACCGTTGCCCTCGCCGGCGCTGCGATGGCCGCAGCCACCTCGGCCAAGGCTGACACCGCACCAAGCTCCACCCTCGACCGCATCAAGAAGAGCGGCGTGTTGCGGATCTCGGTCATCGCCGGCCAGGATCCCTATTTCCACAAGGACCTCGCCACCAATCAATGGTCGGGCGCCTGCATCGACATGGCGAACGACATCGCCGGCAAGCTCGGCGCCAAGGTCGAAACGCTGGAATCGACCTGGGGCAACCAGATCCTCGACCTTCAGGCCGAGAAGATCGACCTCGCCTTTGCCGTGAACCCGACGCCCGAGCGCGCACTGGTCATCGACTTCTCCTCGCCCATTCTGGTGCACTCCTTCACCGTCATCACCAAGAAGGGATTTGCCAAGCCGCAGACCTGGGCGGAGATCAACAAGCCCGAGGTCAAGATCGCCGTCGACATCGGCTCGACGCATGAGACGATCGCGCGGCGCTACTGCCCGAAAGCGACGATCCTCGGCTTCAAGGAGCGCAACGAGGCGATTCTCGCCGTGTCCACCGGACGGGCGGATTGCAACATCTCGCTCGCCGTGCTTTCGGTCGCGACGCTGAAGAAGAACCCGACGCTCGGCGAGCTTGCGGTGCCACGGCCGCTGCTCACGCTGCCGACCAATCTCGGCATCCGCGCCGAAGGCGATCGGCGTTACAAGGATTTCCTCAGCGCCTGGGCCGACTACAACCGCGCGCTAGGCCAGACCCGCGAATGGATGCTCAAGGCTTTTGAAACCGTCGGCCTCAGCGCGGAGGACATTCCGCCCGAGATCCAGTTCTGA
- a CDS encoding universal stress protein — protein MYANILLSTDGSDVARKGVEHGIALAKALNAKVTVVTVTEPLPVDYGSGHASGWIPSQKEVDSFDAACKERAGKILDEARVMAEQIGISAELLHVPNAHPATAIIKTAKSGGCDLIVMASHGRRGLRKFLLGSQTSEVLVDGSVPVLVVH, from the coding sequence ATGTACGCCAATATTCTCTTGAGCACGGACGGATCGGATGTCGCGAGAAAAGGCGTTGAGCATGGGATTGCCTTGGCAAAGGCCCTGAATGCCAAGGTGACAGTCGTCACCGTGACGGAACCGCTGCCGGTCGACTATGGGAGCGGACACGCCTCGGGATGGATTCCCTCGCAGAAGGAGGTTGATAGCTTTGACGCAGCCTGCAAGGAACGTGCGGGCAAAATCCTCGATGAAGCTCGAGTCATGGCGGAGCAGATCGGGATCTCGGCAGAACTCTTGCATGTTCCGAATGCGCACCCGGCTACTGCGATCATCAAAACAGCAAAGTCTGGAGGCTGCGACTTGATCGTCATGGCCTCTCACGGGCGTCGCGGCCTCAGGAAATTTTTGTTGGGGAGTCAAACATCGGAGGTTCTGGTGGACGGAAGCGTGCCGGTGTTGGTCGTCCATTAG
- a CDS encoding universal stress protein yields MYRHILIPTDGSELAEHGVAHGLALAKSLGAKVSVIFVVEPFSELTGRFLEAVATYAEVRKEQARSVLDRAAKAAKGAGVSCETIQVESGHPHQAIIAAAEDKGCDLIVMSSHGRSGLSMLLIGSVTNKVLTQAKTPVLVCQ; encoded by the coding sequence ATGTACCGGCATATTCTCATTCCGACAGATGGGTCGGAACTCGCGGAGCATGGGGTGGCGCATGGCTTGGCGCTGGCGAAATCCCTTGGCGCCAAGGTTTCCGTCATCTTCGTCGTGGAACCGTTTTCAGAATTAACAGGGCGGTTCCTTGAAGCCGTCGCGACATATGCTGAAGTGCGCAAGGAACAGGCCAGGAGCGTGTTGGATCGCGCGGCAAAGGCGGCAAAGGGAGCTGGCGTTTCCTGCGAGACGATTCAAGTGGAGAGCGGGCACCCCCATCAAGCCATCATCGCAGCAGCCGAAGACAAAGGCTGCGATCTCATCGTCATGTCATCGCATGGGCGCAGCGGACTTTCCATGCTTCTCATCGGCAGCGTGACGAACAAGGTGCTGACGCAGGCGAAAACCCCCGTGCTCGTTTGTCAGTGA
- a CDS encoding carboxylesterase/lipase family protein codes for MFTQAVSTTNGPVIGLAQKGVRAFKGVPYATAPRFAKAVPPRAWSEPIACTEYGAYAPQPGHLDHADEAACLSLNIFAPAAADRPLPVLFFIHGGAFVTGGGADYDGSFLAAQGPAVIVTINYRLGPLGFLQLHRLGARLVEANNLAMSDALAALDWVRANIANFGGDPDALTLFGQSAGASIVIALATLPQAKGKFARAIAFSAPGRGIMNPAHADEVARRVIAELKLENDAGAIATVPLPQLFAAVESVGRRLADETEAGTVFGPVLDGAVIPRDPISAIADGALRDASLWLGSCRDEMVMFLKSTPPAAMIGVTERHIRASFGDAGFERLLGCYRATARPDEDPYEALLSDAFWHRPLAAIARHQSAAGGAVWLNRFDHRPTLEPFVSQGPTHGADNACVWAHLPDFIDRPILRRKGGPMTPGDIEVAARLQASMLRLVATGAPDTDDAWPRFELGKEPLAIFDRPFHVARLNDGERFRLWAELEDRSAPATDNKKTMMRAG; via the coding sequence ATGTTCACGCAGGCAGTTTCGACCACGAACGGGCCGGTCATCGGCCTCGCGCAGAAGGGCGTGCGCGCCTTCAAGGGCGTACCCTATGCGACCGCACCGCGCTTCGCAAAAGCGGTGCCGCCGCGCGCCTGGTCGGAGCCGATCGCCTGCACGGAATACGGCGCCTACGCGCCGCAGCCCGGCCATCTCGATCATGCGGATGAAGCCGCCTGTCTCAGCCTGAACATCTTCGCACCGGCCGCGGCCGATCGGCCGTTGCCGGTGCTGTTCTTCATCCATGGCGGCGCCTTCGTCACCGGCGGCGGCGCCGACTATGACGGCAGCTTCCTGGCAGCGCAGGGGCCTGCCGTCATCGTCACCATCAACTACCGGCTCGGGCCGCTCGGCTTCCTGCAACTGCATCGCCTCGGTGCCAGGCTGGTGGAGGCCAACAATCTCGCAATGTCGGATGCGCTCGCTGCGCTCGACTGGGTGCGCGCCAACATCGCGAATTTCGGCGGCGATCCCGATGCGCTGACGCTGTTCGGCCAGTCCGCCGGTGCTTCAATCGTGATCGCGCTGGCTACCCTGCCTCAGGCGAAGGGCAAGTTCGCGCGGGCCATCGCCTTCAGCGCGCCGGGCCGCGGCATCATGAACCCCGCGCATGCTGACGAAGTCGCGCGGCGCGTGATCGCGGAGCTCAAGCTTGAAAACGACGCGGGCGCCATTGCGACGGTGCCGCTGCCGCAGCTCTTCGCGGCGGTGGAGAGTGTCGGTCGCAGGCTGGCCGATGAAACCGAAGCTGGCACCGTGTTCGGCCCGGTGCTCGATGGTGCGGTGATCCCGCGCGATCCGATCTCGGCGATCGCCGATGGCGCATTGCGCGATGCCTCACTCTGGCTCGGCTCCTGCCGCGACGAGATGGTGATGTTTTTGAAGAGCACGCCGCCTGCCGCGATGATCGGCGTTACCGAGCGGCACATCCGTGCGTCCTTCGGCGACGCCGGCTTCGAGCGGTTGCTCGGCTGCTATCGCGCGACGGCGCGTCCCGATGAAGATCCTTACGAGGCGTTGCTGTCGGATGCATTCTGGCATCGGCCGCTGGCCGCGATTGCGCGCCATCAGAGTGCGGCCGGCGGTGCTGTCTGGCTGAACCGGTTCGATCATCGCCCAACGCTGGAGCCTTTCGTGTCGCAAGGGCCGACGCACGGCGCGGACAATGCCTGTGTCTGGGCGCACCTGCCTGACTTCATCGATCGCCCCATCCTGCGGCGCAAGGGCGGCCCGATGACGCCTGGCGATATCGAAGTTGCGGCGCGCCTCCAGGCCAGCATGCTGCGCTTGGTCGCGACCGGCGCGCCTGACACAGACGACGCTTGGCCGCGGTTCGAGCTCGGCAAGGAGCCTCTCGCCATCTTCGACCGGCCATTCCATGTTGCTCGCCTCAATGACGGCGAGCGCTTCCGCCTGTGGGCGGAGCTTGAGGATCGATCCGCCCCGGCCACAGATAACAAGAAGACGATGATGCGGGCAGGCTAA
- a CDS encoding MFS transporter: protein MTLTSTASLHAPSATEGVQNKLPKRAALVSFVGSMLEYYDFFIYGTAAALIFPKVFFANVDPATATLLALLSFGIGYIARPVGAVILGHFGDRIGRKTVLLFTLVVMGASTLAIGLLPDAKTIGSAAPIILTLLRLLQGLSAAGEQSGANSLTLEHSANSNRAFFTSWTLSGTQAGAILATLVFIPVSSLPEDQLLSWGWRIPFLLSALVLLVAYLVRRTMPETPVFEEIKDKAQVARFPVVALLRDYWPDVLRVIVCALIATVSTLTAVFALGYATSKFGVARPTMLWAGVLGNVVALIAQPLWALLADRIGRKPVFIGGVLGCAVLLFPYFMLVTSGSTPAIFAAAIGLYIVYSAPNAIWPSFYAEMFEARVRYSGTAIGTQLGFLAAGFTPLVSASLVGEGPNGWIPVATFVAACCVISAAAAATARETHKVDIADLGRRRG from the coding sequence ATGACGTTGACGTCAACCGCATCGTTGCACGCACCATCCGCAACTGAAGGCGTACAGAACAAGCTTCCGAAGCGCGCCGCGCTCGTCAGCTTCGTCGGCAGCATGCTCGAATACTACGACTTCTTCATCTACGGCACTGCGGCCGCGCTGATCTTTCCAAAAGTGTTCTTCGCCAACGTCGATCCCGCGACCGCGACGCTGCTCGCGCTGCTCTCCTTCGGCATCGGCTATATTGCGCGTCCGGTCGGCGCCGTTATCCTCGGTCATTTCGGCGACCGCATCGGCCGCAAGACGGTGCTGCTGTTTACGCTGGTGGTGATGGGCGCCTCGACGCTTGCCATCGGCCTGTTGCCGGATGCCAAGACGATCGGCAGTGCCGCGCCGATCATCCTGACGCTGCTGCGCCTGTTGCAGGGCTTGTCGGCGGCCGGCGAGCAGAGCGGCGCGAACTCGCTGACGCTCGAGCATTCCGCCAACTCCAACCGCGCCTTCTTCACGAGCTGGACGCTGAGCGGCACCCAGGCGGGCGCGATCCTGGCGACGCTGGTGTTCATCCCGGTCTCGAGCCTGCCGGAAGACCAGCTCCTGAGCTGGGGCTGGCGCATTCCGTTCCTGCTTTCCGCGCTGGTGCTGCTGGTCGCCTACCTCGTGCGGCGGACCATGCCGGAGACGCCGGTCTTCGAAGAGATCAAGGACAAGGCGCAGGTCGCGCGCTTTCCCGTGGTTGCACTGCTCCGCGACTACTGGCCCGACGTGCTGCGCGTCATCGTCTGCGCGCTGATCGCGACCGTCAGCACCCTGACCGCGGTGTTCGCACTCGGCTATGCCACCAGCAAGTTCGGCGTTGCGCGTCCGACCATGCTGTGGGCCGGCGTGCTCGGCAATGTCGTAGCGCTGATTGCGCAGCCGCTCTGGGCCTTGCTCGCCGACCGGATCGGCCGCAAACCGGTGTTCATCGGCGGCGTGCTCGGCTGTGCCGTGCTGCTATTCCCCTATTTCATGCTAGTGACGTCGGGTAGCACGCCCGCGATCTTCGCCGCCGCGATTGGCCTGTACATCGTCTACTCCGCGCCGAACGCGATCTGGCCGTCGTTCTATGCGGAAATGTTCGAGGCGCGCGTGCGTTATTCCGGCACCGCGATCGGCACGCAGCTCGGCTTCCTCGCCGCCGGCTTCACGCCGCTGGTGAGCGCGAGCCTGGTCGGCGAGGGGCCGAACGGGTGGATTCCCGTCGCGACCTTCGTCGCCGCCTGCTGCGTGATCTCGGCCGCGGCCGCCGCGACGGCGCGCGAGACGCATAAGGTCGACATTGCCGATCTCGGCAGGCGGCGCGGCTAG
- a CDS encoding TetR/AcrR family transcriptional regulator, translated as MLKRMPPAHKRTNDPERTKRDIIEVATQEFASEGYSGARVDAIAARTRTSKRMIYYYFGGKEQLYLAVLAEAYRNIRALEDQLDIERCDAPEGLRRLIEATFDHDERNPNFIRLVSIENIHHGKHLKQNPQLRQLNASVISTLDRILARGRKEGIFRNDVDAVDLHLAISSYCFFRVANRHTFGALFDRDLSEPKVLAKSRTQIVEMILAWLGAKASE; from the coding sequence ATGCTGAAGCGCATGCCCCCTGCCCACAAGCGCACCAACGACCCCGAGCGCACCAAGCGCGACATCATCGAAGTGGCGACGCAGGAATTCGCCTCCGAGGGCTATTCCGGCGCGCGGGTCGACGCGATCGCGGCGCGCACCCGCACCTCCAAGCGGATGATCTATTACTATTTCGGCGGCAAGGAGCAGCTCTATCTCGCGGTGCTGGCGGAGGCCTATCGCAACATCCGCGCGCTGGAGGACCAGCTCGACATCGAGCGCTGCGACGCGCCCGAGGGCTTGCGGCGGCTGATCGAGGCGACCTTCGACCATGACGAGCGCAATCCGAACTTCATCCGCCTCGTCAGCATCGAGAACATCCACCACGGCAAGCATCTGAAGCAGAATCCGCAACTGCGCCAGCTCAACGCCAGCGTGATCTCAACGCTGGACCGGATCCTCGCCCGTGGTCGCAAGGAAGGCATCTTCCGCAACGACGTCGACGCCGTCGACCTACATCTTGCCATCAGCTCCTACTGCTTCTTCCGCGTCGCCAACCGCCACACCTTCGGCGCCCTGTTCGACCGCGATTTGAGCGAGCCGAAAGTGCTGGCAAAGAGCCGGACGCAGATCGTGGAGATGATCTTGGCGTGGCTGGGGGCGAAGGCGAGCGAGTAG
- a CDS encoding IS3 family transposase (programmed frameshift), with amino-acid sequence MTSKTTNKFSPEVRARAVRMVLDHASEHPSRWAAVTSIAAKIGCTPQTLHDWVKRDEVDSGHRAGVPTDMAEKLKALERENRELRQANEILRKASAYFCDGGARPPVQAMIAFIDDHRGAHGVEPICKVLPIAPSTYHAHVARRRDPARLSARARQDATLKIEVRRVFDENFRVYGVRKVWRQLEREGFDVARCTVARLMRDMGLQGVIRGKPVKTTISDKAAPCPLDHVNRQFRAPRPNVLWLSDFTYVATWTGFVYVAFVIDAYARRIVGWRVSRTAHAGFVLDALEQALHDRRPVHRGGLVHHSDRGSQYVSIKYTERLAEAGIEPSVGSVGDSYDNALAETINGLYKAEVIHRRGPWRSFESVEFATLEWVDWFNNRRLLEPIGNIPPAEAEQRYYAMLEQPAMAA; translated from the exons ATGACAAGCAAGACGACGAACAAGTTTTCACCCGAGGTCCGGGCTCGTGCGGTTCGGATGGTTCTGGATCATGCGAGCGAGCACCCGTCGCGGTGGGCGGCCGTGACCTCGATTGCGGCCAAGATCGGCTGCACACCGCAGACGCTGCACGACTGGGTCAAGAGGGACGAAGTCGATAGCGGACACCGGGCCGGCGTTCCGACCGACATGGCCGAGAAGCTGAAGGCGCTGGAGCGGGAGAACCGTGAGCTTCGGCAGGCGAATGAGATCCTGCGCAAGGCGAGCGCGTATT TTTGCGATGGCGGAGCTCGACCGCCGGTCCAAGCCATGATCGCCTTCATCGACGATCATCGTGGGGCGCATGGGGTCGAGCCGATCTGCAAGGTCTTGCCGATCGCCCCTTCGACCTACCACGCCCATGTGGCCAGGCGGCGCGATCCTGCCAGGCTGTCGGCGCGCGCCAGGCAGGACGCTACCCTGAAGATCGAGGTTCGGCGGGTGTTCGATGAGAACTTCCGGGTCTATGGCGTGCGCAAGGTCTGGCGGCAGCTCGAGCGGGAAGGCTTCGATGTTGCCCGCTGCACGGTGGCGCGACTGATGCGGGACATGGGTTTGCAAGGAGTCATCCGCGGCAAACCCGTCAAGACCACGATCAGCGACAAGGCCGCGCCATGCCCGCTGGATCACGTCAACCGCCAGTTCAGGGCGCCAAGGCCGAACGTTCTTTGGCTCTCCGACTTCACCTATGTCGCGACCTGGACCGGCTTCGTCTACGTCGCCTTCGTCATCGATGCCTACGCCCGCAGGATCGTGGGGTGGCGGGTCTCGCGCACGGCGCATGCGGGCTTCGTGCTCGATGCGCTGGAACAGGCCCTGCACGATCGCCGGCCGGTCCATCGCGGCGGGCTCGTGCACCACAGCGACAGGGGCAGCCAATACGTCTCGATCAAATACACCGAGCGTCTGGCTGAAGCTGGTATCGAACCTTCTGTCGGCAGCGTCGGGGACTCCTATGACAACGCTCTCGCCGAAACCATCAACGGCCTCTACAAGGCCGAGGTGATCCATCGGCGCGGGCCATGGCGCAGCTTCGAGTCCGTCGAGTTCGCGACGCTGGAATGGGTGGACTGGTTCAACAACCGAAGGCTCCTCGAGCCCATCGGCAACATCCCGCCGGCCGAAGCCGAGCAACGCTACTACGCCATGCTGGAACAACCCGCCATGGCGGCATAA